Sequence from the Notamacropus eugenii isolate mMacEug1 chromosome 6, mMacEug1.pri_v2, whole genome shotgun sequence genome:
TCCTCCCGCTGAGGCGCGTTCTCACCCGCCCCCTCCCGCGGCGCTTGGGTTGGGCGGGAAGGGGCGGGGCAGCAAAGAGGTGGGGCGACGCCCGCCCCGCCCCAGGGGGTCTGCGCGTGCTCCTCGAGCGACGGCCCGTCCCCGGCTGGAGGTCTCCCCGCGGCCGCACGATGGCGCCGTGGCTCGCGTCCGGCTCACGCCCGTCGCCGGGGAGTCCGGGCCCAGGTCGCCGGAGCGGCGGCGGCTCGCGCGGACATGCGCAGTGCGGGCCCCTGGGCCTCCGGCCGCCCGGCTAGTTACCCCGAGCTGGGGCCGGGCGGGCTGTGACTCAGCCTGGAGCGGGGCTCGGGCTCGTAGGGAAAGGGGAAGTGGGGGCCGCGGGGCGGGGCGGCCAGGAACCTCCCGGGAGGGAATTTTATTCTTACTCATCGAATTATTTTGGTGTCGGGCTTTTGGCCGGGAGCCCGGTTTCTGTCTCCAGGGGCGGTAGCCCGGCTCCGGGCGCGCAACCATGTGGCGCCTACTGTATCCGCCGGCCCTGAGGGGCGTTCACGAAGCGCCCCCGGGTGCCCGGCGCCCCAGGCCTAGGCCGCCCCCCACGTGCCGGCAGGGCCCGGATGCCGCCTGGGCCTCACCAGGAGGGCAGGGCGGCCCTCCCGGCGACCTCGCCCGGCACGGCCCGCCGCGTCCAGCGGCCGGcttctccgggcctcagtttccccggcTCCGACAAAAGGAGGGCGCAGAGTCCGGCGCGGTCCTCGGGGTGTCCTGCGGGATGCCCAGCCGGGCAGGGGGAAAGGGGGGCACCAGGACAGAGGCTTGGGGGGTGATGCGGTGGGCCGGACCGATGGCCTGGCAGGGCCACAGGACAGCAGCTCGCCGCTCTGTGGTCCAGAGCTAGCCCGGAGAGCTTCCCGGAGTCCGCTCGGAGCCAGgcccccctctctccttcctgggCACGGCGGGCACGGCGGGCACCCTGGGCAGTGACTTCCAAGCCCATGGCTCTCTCCGTCTGCAGACACTGAAGGGCCTGTCCTCCAGCAGTCACCCCACTGCCCCCCTTAGCCTTGGCCCTCGCCCCCGCCCCACCCTGCTTGGGGCTCCCACCTCTGAGACGGAAGATCCCAGGCTGGCTTCCAGGGTGGGGAGAGAGCATGGCAGGGAGGCCGTGCTGGGACCAGGGTGTGGGGTCCCAGCAGTCACTGATGCCAGCCTGGGCAGTGGGTCAGTCCGCAAGACCAGCCTTTACTGAGTGCCCACTCTGGGCTAGGCCCGCTTCACAACACACGGATGACTTCATAGTAGCCTGTCAGTCCTGAATGCCAGCTTTTCTGTGCCTGGCCCCTGGGGCTGACCCCCGAGGGTGAGGGGCCGCACCTCTGAGCTGTGCCCAGGGCCCTACCAAAGACATCTCCTGCTGACCTCCGGATGGCATCTTCTGCCTGCTCTGAGATCCCACTGATTGGGAAGGATGAGAGAAGGGCTCCTGTTGGGGGGCAGTCTGAGCCAGTACATCAGCTCCATCCCCTTGGATGCTCTACAAGTCATCAAGCAACCCCAAGGATAAGACAGAGGGCAGGAGTCTTCAGCCAGGAGGAAGGGTTGGGACAGAGCAGGTGGGAAACCTCTGGCCTGGAAGTCAACATGGGGCCCTTGAGGTCCTTGAGTGTAGCCTTTGGACCAAGGTTTATGGAGCAAATCCTTATATCAAGGAggtttgttctgtggagtttgggttcagtcaaagggccgcacatGAGGGCCTGGAGGACCCCACGTGGCCTTGAAGCCTCAGGCTCCTCAGCCTTAGAGCATTAGGTAACTGGGGCCAGGCACAGCGTGAGAGGCTAACGGGTGAGGGTACAATCACTGTACAAGGCAATAAACGCTGAGAGCGCTAGGCCTGCCCTCATGAAACTGAGAGTCATGAAGGAAAGGTGCCAGGAACGCCAGGAGAGACACCTACAAGTATGCAGAAGTGAAAAAAACAGACCTAGACATGCTAAACTGTTACTGTTTCCAATGTTGTAACATGATGTCTGCTATTGTAACAAGTTATTGTTATAACACTCTCACTAGAAAGTCACCagtaaataaaagaatgaaaccaTTGATACGTACTGACGTTGTTGTCTGTGTTCCGTCCATCTGACTTGGTGAACCCCTGAACCCCAGCACTCCTGACCCTTCCGTCCTTCTCTTTCTCTAGGCGTCTGTCCAAGTTCACATCTGTTGTCTCCATGATATTATCCATCCATCTCGTCCTCTGcagttcccttttccttttgccttcagtcttccacaatatcagggtcttttccaatgagttctgtcttctcattattgaccaaagtatttaagattCATCtccagtatttgaccttccagtcaATAGCctgattaatttctttaaatgttgaCTGATTCGAACTCCTTGTCATCCAAGGGACtcccaaaagtcttctccagcatcacaattcaaaagcatcaattctggGGTGCTCCCCTTTCCTTAGAGTCCAGCTTTCACAGCCATACTTTGCTACCGGAAAAACCATGGTTTTGACTATATAGACCTTTGTCatcaaggtgatgtctctgccttttagtatgctgtcctgctttgccataactttccttccaaggagcacgCACCTTTAATTTcatgtctgcagtgatctttgagcccaagaatattaAGACTGATACCAcgtccatttcttctccctctatataaCAGGAAGTTtgagaccagttgccaagatcttaggtttttttgatgttaagcttcaagccatcTTTTACACTCTCCACTTTCACCCTCATCGATATATTTTAATTACCAGGGTTGGGTATGGAACGTCACATATGTGTCAGATTTGCTTGGTTGGTGTGTTGGCCAGTTTTGCTGaattcttctcccccttcccctccctactTTTTCTTTGTGAATGGTGCTCTGGGCAAATGAGTTATACATTcagaaataaaaaaccaaaagattaaatcttaccaaaaaaatattgaagtctGATGGGAAATTTTGCAGTGGACAAAGACTTGGAGGTAACTATTTGGAAACAGATGATCtgatttaaatcctgtctcttcCACCTaacctgtgtgaccccaggcaagtgacttaacctttgctgggactcagttttcccgtctctaaaacaagagggttggattagatgatttttgagaacccttccaactctagagccCTAATCCTATGGATTGGTGGATCAGGGGAGGTttcttggaggaggtggcatttagTTTAGGCTTTCAAGGGGGTAGGAATTCACCAGGTGCAAAAGGGAAGAGGTGGCTATTGTTACAAGCAAAGGGGCAGCCCAAAACTTGGGTGAGAGAACAGGGTGTGATGTGGGCCTGGGGAAGGGGGAGTGATGGGATTGAGAGCACCCCTCCTGCAGGTTAGGAGAATATTAAGGAATAAAATAAACCCTTACTGGTAGGGTGGTGTGGAAGGCCCTGAATCTGAGAGAGACGTATGagtgaatgaagaaaggaaaggaaacaaaactagCTTCCTGTTGTTTCCTGGGTGGGCTCAGGATCAGCCCTGAGAGTGTggccttcattccttccttcctctctttccctccacacCCTGTCATCCCCCTGCATGCTGCAGGCTGAGTAGGTCCACAGTGGCAGGGGAAGGGGATGAATTCCGGGTGATAACCACAGCTTCCCACATTCCAGGTAATGTGCTTGCTGAAGTCACAATTGCCATTAATAGCATCACACCAGCTCCCTCCTCCCCTGTCCTGCTAAAGTCCAGCTCCGGGGAGGGTTGAGATTAGATAAAAACAGCTCTGAGGCATGTTTCAGTGAGAATCTAGTTCTGAGTCTACTCTCCTGTCTAAGCCTGTGGCAGCCTGGGGGTTTCCtgctgccagaaaaaaaaaaaagaatcaggctTCTCTTACATTTCCAAGAACAGTGAAGCATGGAGCAGACCCAGAAAGGACCCGGGTTCAGATCTTGCTTCTGACATTGGGCCTTTTGTGAGCATGGGTGAGTCCTTAACCTCTTTATACCTGTCAAGATACTATTAGGAGACAGCCGGTTttcagagctaaggcccagcaagctaggggtgccctgagcttggcataacaacaatcctttgtattcatcctctggatgatctcagccccagcaaaatcccagaattgtttcccGTAATGATCGCGTTGCTTTGGCTAGCACGGGGTGTTCTCTGAGCTGGAACAAGCACCTGACGCATccatgttctggtcatgaagccctgctgtGAATCAAACTTGCCTTATTGTTGCTGTCAAGGTTACAGCCCAGTTGTATCCATTGGTCCAGGCATTGATCTTCGTCCACACCGGGGGGTGGGGAGGCTGGCACAGAATAAACTGTCTTCATCTCTGCACAGAGCCTGCTCTGTTTGGCTCTGGCCTCTGCAGGCCAAGAGGTTCAGTCAAGTTgacatacctcagtttccttacctgtaagatGGGGACAATAAATCCCCACTGCCtatcattgtgaagatcaaatgagacagtatataTAAAGTTTTTGTAAAATTTCAAACATAATGGCAATGTCAGGTCCATTTTTGAAGGGTACAACCTGACATGATTCCTTTGGTGAGGATCCCCAATAAGAAATGTCTAGCAATGGATGTTGGCACCTGTTGGGCATCTTCTATACCTGAGGGagctgtccaggatcacataactgaTCATTCTGTGGCAGAACATAATTGAGGATGAATGTGTGTCCTCTGACTGAATTTCAGTTTCACCGATGACCCTAAATACCCATGGGACCAACCTCAGCAAGACACTTCATTTTCCAGGTggcagcttcctcatctgtaagatgaaggggaTGGACTAGATCCAGGCCTCTGAGGTCTCCAACATTTTTAGATCTATTATCTTATGACCTTGTCAAGCCAGCTCTTGACATATCCCCTACACCATGCTTAGAACCATCCTCATCCTTCCTCGTCCACTTTCCTTCCAGGACCAAAAATCCCTTCCAAGGATCTCTGCTAGACTCATCCAAGGAGTAGTCCAGGCTTTAAACGATGAGCCTTTGCTCTTCACTCTATGGGCATTTGTGGGAGGCTGCCCCACTCCACAATCTTACCTGCAGTACCAGCATCTCCTGCAGAGAGTCCTGGAGGCTGTGTTTTCatatctctctttttattttctgagGGAGAGGCTACCTGGAAATGACAGGAAACTGGAACAAATGGTAAGAGaatgtaaatcaaaataactcaGAGGTTCCATCTtgtacccatcagattggcaccaaaagatgacaaaactggaaaatgacaaatgccagaGAGGCTGTGGGgaagtcccttcccttctctggacctcagtttactcagtgACAAGATGAGGGGGTGGGACCAACAGCCCTTTCAGCTCCTCTGGACCGTGGGTGATTCTGAGTAGGTGGTCCCCAAGGGAATGCCCGAATGTCTTCCGCAGGTACCATGATGGACTTCCTATGGAATTGGCTTGCTGAGGACTCGTCTGTTGGTCTGATCCTGAGCCTTTGGGTCACTGTGACTCTCATCTGCTCTAAAAatctccctccccacaacagTCCTCCAGAACCTCCCACTGCCTCTTGCTGACTGTTGTTTTCAGAAGTTTTTCCTCACCTGAATCTGGTGACTGAATGCctgtccttccctcccctgcccccaacctCTGTGTCCATGTCCCATGGTTCCCCTTCACTTCACCAGCTACTGCCATCCTCTCCTGGGTCTTTTGCTGAAGATTAGGCCAAAGGAGGCAGCTCTGGGTGGGCAGGGCCCAAGGGGCCCTGTGGTAATGGGTGGGGATCTCACAGCACGCTCCCCAacacctcttttctctccttgcaGTGACATGTCTAgtttaaaagaatgaataaatgccCTGGATTTAGAGGAGGTGTTTCTCGCCCCCCCTTTCCctcatttccattcattttatttctctcctaCATAATAATAACTCCTATTTCTATAGGACTctcaggtttgcaaagccctttgctCTCATTAGCCTGTGAAGGATGTATATAGGTGAATACCACTGACTTTGAAATCAGAGAATGTAGGTTCCAATTCTGCCACTGTCAAttaggcttcaggttccccatctgCAGGATGAAAGGATAGGACTAGTCCTCCAAGGGTCTCCTCTAGTTCAAAATCTAGTTCTAACATTCCCATTTTATcattaaggaaactgaaagatAAGCTAGAAgtcagggtcattcagctagaaAGTATATCCCAGCCAGTAGAGTTTGCAATGCCCAGACCAGTGTACTTCCAACAATCCCGTGATGCTCCCTGCCTTCGCCTTCCAGATACCTCTGAGGGGCCTCTCATCTACTCAGCCTGCTAGGTACACTCAGGACCTGTGAGTTCACGTTTCTCCCAAGTGGTGGTGTTactcagtcgtttcagtcatgtctgaccctttgtgaccccatttgggattttcttggcaacgcagtttgtcgtttccttctccagcttattttacagatgaggaaattgaggcaaacggggttaagtgacttgcccagagtcagacagtTAGGAAGTGTTCCAAGTACCTTGAGGGGATCCTTTTTTCACCCTGAAACCAGCTCATTCCAAACCTTGTCTCCCATTGGTGGCTGAAAATATGCTTGGGTTTCTAGAAGAGTACTCTAGAAAGAAGATGGTAGGGGGCTTTGGCTGGGGATGAAGAGGAGGGGGCAGCAGCTGGTTAGTTATCCTGGGAGCTAGCAAGAAGACTGCCACACTCAGCTGGGCAGAGAGAAGTTATTTATCACTTCCGGCTTCTCCACCTGGGGGGCTGGGCCCCCTCTTCGCTCTGCTGGGCAGCAGCCTCTCTGGCCAGCTcccctgggggaggaggaggacggGGCCTGGAGGGGGAGGGGTCTCTCCAGCCCAGTGCCCCTGCAACCCGGggggccaggaggcagagatgagggctGTGGTAGCGGACGGAAGCTGCTGCTGCAGATAAGGACCCTGGTCTGCCCTGCGGTGAGACAGTGTGGGGATGGGCCACAGGTCCACCCTCCCCACTCCACTATGTCCCTCCTCTCAGTCCCCCCTTTGCATATATCACCTCCTCCCCCTGCAAGTCCCCTGGGAACCTCTCGACATAGCcctctattcattttttttgtaaatagcattttagttttttccaattatatgtaaagatagttttcaacattcatttttaataagattttgagatccaaattttttctccctccctctcttccctccccccatttcaagatggcaagcaatctgacataggctatacatgtgcagtcatgtaaacctatttccacattagtcacgttgtgaaagaagaatcagaacaaaaaggaaaagtcacaagaaaacaaattaacaaacaaacaaaaaaagagaaagtagtatgcttcaatctgcattcaggctccaaagttctttctctggatgtggacagcttTTTCcgccatgagtcttttggagttgtctcagAACCTTGCTTTGCTAAGAGCTCTATAACATAGTTGATCAACACactctgtggctgttactgtgcataatgttcttgtggttctgctcccctcactcagcatcagttcatgcaagtctttgcaggtttttctgaaatccacctgctcatcatttcttataccacaatagtattccattgcatttatataccacaacttgttcagccttccccaactgataggcatgcCTTCAGTTTCcaactttgccaccacaaaaagagtttgtacatatgggtcttttttccctttcttttgtgtTATCTCTGGGATATAGTAATAGtactgctagatcaaagggtatgattgggcatagttccaaattgctttccagaagggttggatcagtttataacTCTACCAATAATTCATTAGTgtgccaattttcccacatcttctccagcatttatcgttttacttttctgtcatattagccaatctgataggtacctcagaattgttttaatttgtgtttctctaatcaatagtgaattagagcactttttcatatgactatagataactttaatttcttcatctgaaaactgcctgttcatagcctttgaccattcatcaattggggaatgacatattcttataaatttgactcagttctctatatatttgagaaatgaggcttttatcagaaacacttgctataaaaattatttcctagctttctgctttttttttcttttttggccatttCTCTACATTTATTCACTTTTAAGGCTCCACACCCTATGGCCTCTAACCTGGTCCAGGACTGCAGGGCCCTGGTGGGGTAGAGAATCCTGATGTCTGGTTAGTGACTTGGAGGACTAGCCATGAGAGGCTACCACCCCAAATACAGGTGAAACATCTCTCGAAGGCCCTGCtcttcctccccaacccccatgAGAGGGAAGGTCAGAAGTTGCCCTTCCCACCCCTCCCTCCTTAGAGACCACAGTCCAGAACAGGCCCAAGCACCTCAAATCTCAGCCTTTATTTTGGTTACAGATTCACACACATTCAGGGGCCTTTTTTAGATCTTGTTGAAAGTAGCAATGTCAACACTCTGCACATAATCTTCAAACTTGGTGATCTCCTCCTCCAGGATGTCTGTGCCTACCTTGTCATCCTCTACCACACACTGGATCTGCAGCTTCTGAATGCCATACCCCACAGGCACCAACTTGGAGCCTCCCCCGACCAATCCATCCAGCTGTATGGAGCGGACGCACTCCTCCAACTTTGCCATGTCTGTCTCATCATCCCAAGGCTTGACATCTAGGAGGATAGAAGACTTTGCAGTCAGCCCTGGCTTCTTGGCCTTCTTCTCTGCATACTGCCAAAGGTGGGCTGCCTCCTTGTCTTCTTTCTCATCATCGCTACCAAACAAGTcaatatcatcatcttcatcgtCCTCTGCTGGGGTGGCTACCTTCTTAGCGAGTGATGTGGTGGGTAACTCCACCTTCTGCATGGGGGATACATGCTGAGTCTGAGGAGCCAGAGAGCGGTGGGAAGGGGAGCATTTCTCCAGGGTACACAGCTGGATTTCAAGCTTGGAGATAGTCAGCTGTAGGTCCTGAATTACACTCTGAAGGCTCTGGTTCTCTGCCTCTAAATTGGAAATTCTGGTGACCAGCTCACTATGGTCCCCACTGGGACCACTGGAAGAGCTGGTCTTTGCACTTTCAGCCAGTGATTTCTGGATATTCTCCCTGGCTCTGTCAATGTCATGGAGGATCACACTGGTGCCATTCTCCTGTCGGGAAGAGACAGGCACAGGACCATTCATCTGCTCACAGAACTTTCTTTCTGCATCATCGTACTTGAATTTGTCAAACCAGATCTTCTCATGTACCAGGAGACTGGTGGCCATCTTCACTTCATGAGAAGGAAGGGCGGCAGCGAAAGGTGAGTCCCAAAGCCAACCCGGCGGGAAGCCAAGGGAAAAGggcagctttctgctttctttctaatcttggctgcattggttttgtgcaaaaactttttaatttaatgtaatcaaaattatacattttgtattgcataatgttctctatctcttgtttgatcataaattcttcccttcatagCTTTGACAGTTAAACTATTCCTTGATCTCTTAatctgcatatacatacatatttatatatacatatatatatatatatatatatatatatacatatatatatatatagtgagagatattggtctatgcctagattctgccatactattttccaatttttccaggtgtttttgtcaaacaatgagttcttaccttagaagctggagtctttggctTTATAAAACTGTAGATTACTGTAATTATTTACTACTGTTTCTTGTTTACATAACTTCTTTTACTGATCTACCATtcaatttcttagccagtaccaaatagttttgatgactgatACTTTATAATAAGTTTTAGATCTGGCATGGTTAAGCTACCTTCCTtcgcattttttaaattaattccctTGGCATTCTtcaacttttgtttttccagatgaattttgtcattctttctagctctataaaatgattttttggtagtttgattggtatggcactgaaggtagaattgttatttttattatattaacgcTGCCTACGCATGAGCAACTGACAAtttcccagttgtttagatctgattttatttatgtgaaaagtattttgtaattatgttcatatggttcctgggtttgtcttggcggGTATATTCCccaatattttatactgtctacaattattttaaatcgaattttccctccccatcttttgctgctgggctttgttggtgatatagagtaatgctaatgatttatgtgaatttattttatatcctgcaactttgctaaagttgctaattatttcaagtagttttttagttgattctttaggattctctaaatacaccatcatatcatctgcaaagagtgatagctttgttttctcattgcctattttaattccttcaacttctttttcttctcttattgctaaaggaaacatttctggtacaatattgaataacagaggTGATAAAgagtatccttgtttcacccctgatcataTTAGAAAGgctctagcttattcccattgtagataatgtttgctgatggttttagatagatattacttatcattttaaggaaagctccatttattcctatgctctccactgtctttttaataggaatgggtgctatattttgtcaaaagttttttctgtgtctatggagataatcatatgattactgttagttttgttactgatatggttaattatgctaataattttccttgtattgaaccagccctgcattcttggtataaatctcaTATGATAATAGTATGTTACtcttgtgataaattgctgtaatctctttgccaatattttatttaaaaattttgcatgagtatttattaggaaaattgatctataatttttttctctgttttggctctttctggtttagataccatcaccatatttgtgtcataaaaggaatttgatagaacTCCATCtttacctattttcccaaatagtttatatagtattgaaattaattgctctttaaatatttggtagaattcacttgaaaattcATCTAgtcctagagatttttttcttagggagtttattgatggcttgtttaatttccttttctaaaatatgtagtcCCCTATTCTTTCAAGTCACCAACATTGACTGAAACCCTTGCTAGACTAGAGGGTGGGGGAACACAGAAAGATGGATGACCTTGAGTCCCCATTGTGTAGTGGGGGATGGGGGACTGCACTTGGATCCATGATCCAATACTAATAGAAATATAGGTTTTTGAACAAGAAGATTAGCTGGCCCAAAGCATTCTTTTTATAGGAAACTAAAAAGCAGATCTTAGTTGGGCACAtacccaagatcacccagctCAATGGAACTGAGCCAGAACTGTGCCCAGGTTTCTGGTTCTCCTGAACCCTTTGATCTGCACAGTAGCTTCAGAAAAGCCTCCAGTGCAAGAAAGACCCAAGGACAGTAGATGATGGTGCTTGAAAACTGGCCCAGAATTCAAAAGAAgggtcaaggaaggcttccttGGCCCCCCACTCTCATGCACAGCTGCTTTCCTAGGGAACAGTAAAAGGGGAGGAGACAAAGGCCAAGGGTCTTGCTGGAAAATAGGCTTCTTTGGGATTTGTGCAGAATGCAGGCACACACTCAAAGAAGATGATGTGATCTTAGGGTGTAGCTGGTAGTCACTGAGTAATTACAGTAGTTGATATTTATATGGATCCTACTACATATCAAATTCTCTGTgattattatctcgtttgatccttgcaacaaccctggaaggtaggtgctattatcacccctattttacagatgaagaaactgaggcaaacagaaataaaatgcaGTATCACACtgtagtaagtatttgaggctggatttgaactcaggtcttcctaagtccagccC
This genomic interval carries:
- the LOC140509740 gene encoding elongation factor 1-delta-like, with protein sequence MATSLLVHEKIWFDKFKYDDAERKFCEQMNGPVPVSSRQENGTSVILHDIDRARENIQKSLAESAKTSSSSGPSGDHSELVTRISNLEAENQSLQSVIQDLQLTISKLEIQLCTLEKCSPSHRSLAPQTQHVSPMQKVELPTTSLAKKVATPAEDDEDDDIDLFGSDDEKEDKEAAHLWQYAEKKAKKPGLTAKSSILLDVKPWDDETDMAKLEECVRSIQLDGLVGGGSKLVPVGYGIQKLQIQCVVEDDKVGTDILEEEITKFEDYVQSVDIATFNKI